A stretch of Ranitomeya variabilis isolate aRanVar5 chromosome 3, aRanVar5.hap1, whole genome shotgun sequence DNA encodes these proteins:
- the LOC143815304 gene encoding uncharacterized protein LOC143815304 encodes MESIRSTIKLLFPRCFMAGLDLKDAYYHLPIHIEHQQYLRVAVVLQGRIRHFQFTAMPFGLSMAPRIFTKLMLEVMAHLRHQDTLIVPYLDDFLIIGNSASQCEKRLSNTVSSLQALGWIINFKKSRLLPETRQSFLGLVLDSLRGSHVKIRSDNTTVVAYLNRQGGTRSESLMCSAADIFDLAEPNFLSLTAVHIRGIENSRADFLSRHTLRQGEWTLNPRIFKNIVDIWGLPQIDLFATRSNRQVPMFASLNVADRPDLVDSLQYPWNYDLAYAFPPMMLIPLVIKKIREERSKVILIAPFWPKRPWFSCLRAMSVCDPWILPVTTDLLFQGPFYHPQVKGLHLTAWNLRGRY; translated from the exons atggaatctataagatctaCTATAAAACTCTTGTTCCCTAGGTGCTTTATGGCAGGTCTGGATTTGAAGGATGCGTACTATCATCTTCCAATTCATATAGAACACCAACAATATCTCAGAGTTGCAGTAGTTCTACAAGGCCGGATCCGTCACTTCCAATTTACGGCCATGCCATTCGGCCTATCTATGGCGCCTCGGATCTTCACGAAActtatgctagaggtgatggcccaTCTACGTCATCAAGACACATTAATTGTACCCTATTTAGATGATTTCTTAATAATTGGTAATTCAGCATCTCAATGTGAAAAACGCTTGTCTAATACCGTTTCATCATTGCAGGCCTTAGGTTGGattataaacttcaaaaaatccagACTTCTTCCAGAAACTCGTCAGTCCTTCCTAGGACTAGTCTTGGACTCT CTTCGAGGTTCTCATGTCAAGATCCGGTCGGACAACACAACTGTCGTCGCGTATTTAAATCGGCAAGGCGGAACGCGATCGGAAAGTCTCATGTGTTCAGCGGCAGACATCTTCGATCTAGCAGAACCCAATTTTCTATCTCTCACGGCGGTCCACATCAGAGGTATAGAAAACTCaagggccgactttctaagtcgccacacgCTCCGCCAGGGAGAATGGACCCTCAATCCTCGCATATTCAAAAACATAGTGGACATTTGGGGCCTTCCGCAGATAGATTTATTTGCGACCAGGAGCAACAGGCAAGTACCAATGTTTGCATCCCTGAATGTGGCAGATCGTCCAGATCTAGTAGACTCGCTCCAGTATCCATGGAATTACGATCTAGCCTACGCCTTCCCACCAATGATGCTAATTCCTTTGGTGATCAAGAAAATAAGAGAAGAAAGATCAAAGGTGATtctgatagctccattttggccaaagaggccTTGGTTCTCCTGTCTTCGAGCGATGTCAGTTTGCGATCCGTGGATTCTGCCAGTGACTACAGACCTACTCTTTCAGGGTCCATTCTACCATCCACAAGTAAAGGGCCTCCACctcacggcgtggaacttgagaggcagatactAA